The window ACGGCGGGCCGAAACGCGGAGCAGTTTTCATTCGCGGATGGCATCGCGCAGATTCGGCAGGTCTTTGCGATCATCGGCGATCGTGAATCGCTCGATCTGTATGCTCAGCGGACGGAGCTGAAGTAAATGACCGAGCCACCGCCGCCCGTGCCGTCGTCGCCGGATGAGATCAACCGCATCTGGCAACACGGCATGCACGAGGAGCGGCTGTTTCACGACCGCCTCAACTATTTCTCGGCGATGCAGATCGGGCTGCTCGGCGTGTTTGCGATTTTGTTCAACAAGGAACCGGCTCTCGGCGTCTTCGTGCCGCTGACGGTGATCGCACTCCTCTTCACGCTGTTATGGTTGTGGGTGCAAGTGCGACACTGGCGGTATTGCGTGCATGTGAACGAGCAGATCAAGCGCTGCGTGCCGGAGTATGGCCGAACGGTGCAGGCGTTTGCAGCACCGGGGCGCAAGGACGGCTTGTCGATCTCCCGGCCGCTGGCGATCGCCGTGCCGTTGCTGTTCTTTGTGACTTGGATTGCCCTGTTTGCCGGGGTTTGGCTGCGGGCCAAGTGAGTTCTTGATGCGTGGCCAAGAAGTAGCGATAAATCGCGAATAACCAGCAAACAGTCAACCGTTGGCTGGAGATCGACACAAGCGGAGATTTCTGGTGGAAACCTTACTTACGCTGATGGGTATCGCCTTTATCGCTTTGGTGCTGGCGGGCGTAGCGTTGGTGATTTTCAACCTGGGTCGAATGCTCGAAGACGGTGCCTCGGCGAAGGATTCGGGTATCACCTTCACCGGCAGCAGCTCCTCGGCGGGAGACGATTTGTTCCAGCAGAATGTGCTGCACAGCGGCATTTCATTTCCCTCGGACAGCACTTCGCCGAGCGATCCGCATCACATGCACGATCCGCATCATCATTACGGCCATAGCTCCTATCCCGATTCGGGGAGCAGCTTCCATCATCACGACACGAACTCGAGTTCCAGCTTCGAGAGTTCAAGTCATGGCAGCCACAGTCACGACAGTCACAGCCACGGCAGCAGCTTTGATAGTGGCAGCTCGAGTTTCGACTCCGGCAGTTCGAGCTTCGACAGCGGCTCGAGTTTCGACAGCGGCTCGAGTTTCGACAGTGGCAGTCATGGTCATCATTAGTCGCTGCGATATTTTCAATGCTCCAAAACCGTAAGCACGCGGGCTGACAATCCGCACAGCCGTTACGAGCTGCACTTTGGCGGGGCCGCAACGACGC is drawn from Anatilimnocola floriformis and contains these coding sequences:
- a CDS encoding RipA family octameric membrane protein → MTEPPPPVPSSPDEINRIWQHGMHEERLFHDRLNYFSAMQIGLLGVFAILFNKEPALGVFVPLTVIALLFTLLWLWVQVRHWRYCVHVNEQIKRCVPEYGRTVQAFAAPGRKDGLSISRPLAIAVPLLFFVTWIALFAGVWLRAK